A genomic stretch from Edaphobacter aggregans includes:
- a CDS encoding alpha/beta fold hydrolase codes for MSDATSQTPTKRSVPRQDDARFNVPTTSIHRVEADGVQVFYREAGDVTAPVVLLLHGFPASSFMFRELIPRLANDYHVVAPDLPGFGFTEVAPERQYSHTFDRLAFTIDAFTQVLKVDRYAIYVFDYGAPTGFRLAMAHPERITAIVSQNGNAYEEGLGDAWGPIRKYWAEPTAGNRDILRQTVLTAGGTRWQYTHGVANPEAVPPESYTLDTALLERPGNKEIQLDLFLDYASNVKLYPKFQEYFRRSKPPLLAIWGKNDPFFIPAGAEAFRKDLPTARVQFLDTGHFAIETHVVEIAAAMKDFFAANDVGRLKAERTA; via the coding sequence ATGAGTGATGCGACGTCGCAAACACCGACAAAACGCTCAGTGCCGCGTCAGGACGATGCCCGATTCAACGTACCTACTACGTCCATCCATAGGGTCGAAGCCGATGGCGTCCAGGTGTTTTATCGCGAGGCTGGCGACGTAACCGCGCCCGTAGTTCTTTTACTGCACGGATTCCCGGCCTCATCTTTCATGTTCCGCGAACTCATTCCGCGCCTGGCGAATGACTACCACGTCGTCGCACCTGACCTTCCAGGTTTCGGATTCACCGAGGTGGCGCCGGAACGCCAATATTCGCACACGTTCGATCGATTGGCGTTCACAATCGATGCCTTCACACAGGTACTTAAGGTCGACCGGTACGCGATCTACGTATTCGACTATGGCGCGCCGACTGGTTTCCGTTTGGCGATGGCTCATCCCGAGAGGATCACAGCGATTGTTTCGCAGAACGGGAACGCCTACGAAGAAGGCCTTGGCGATGCCTGGGGCCCGATCCGGAAATATTGGGCGGAGCCAACAGCAGGAAACAGGGACATACTTCGCCAAACAGTTCTGACAGCGGGGGGAACGCGCTGGCAGTATACCCATGGCGTGGCGAATCCGGAGGCTGTTCCGCCTGAGTCATACACCTTGGACACGGCTCTGCTCGAACGGCCAGGAAACAAAGAGATTCAGCTCGATTTGTTTCTGGATTATGCGTCTAACGTGAAGCTCTATCCGAAATTCCAGGAGTATTTTCGCAGGTCCAAACCGCCTTTGCTTGCGATCTGGGGCAAGAACGATCCTTTCTTCATTCCTGCGGGAGCAGAGGCTTTTCGAAAGGACCTGCCGACCGCGCGGGTCCAATTCCTCGATACGGGGCATTTTGCA
- a CDS encoding sigma 54-interacting transcriptional regulator: protein MGLFSTESVLNLQRLIFAGSPLSEVLANIAQLVESQAEGMSCTIWLPDEDGKELHCAAAPSLPGFIAHVGAMAVGPKGGSCGTAIYRKEPVYVTDILTDPIWEHYRNRMLPYGIRSVWSRPLFTSEGKALGTFSINYREPRRPSTDELQLIENASHITGIAIERHLNEQALQRERDRLRLLLEITSSVTSRLDLRQMVEALSTNLFRVMQCDVSALLIPDSESGALRVTILHNPDAKGPFREGSLVPMNSSISGQVLRKGKSIRIDSFEQVRDDPEIFGNPDGRLLYERVIEEGLRTGCYLPLIGRDRVVGVLMLCRRSDNVFAKDDVILLEQVACQVAIAVENTLEYEQATKDRDKETKQRRYLEEEIRAELGEIVGESPALKTALSMVSVVAPTDSGVLILGETGTGKELVARAIHKLGSRSEKAFVKLNCAAIPLGLLESELFGHEKGAFTGAIAQKTGRFELADKGTLFLDEVGDIPLELQAKLLRVLQEQEFERLGSNRTHKVDVRLIAATHRDLPAMVKQGTFREDLYYRLKVFPIHVPALRQRTEDIPRLVRHFTGLYSQRMNKRIDVIPPETMQALVRYPWPGNVRELQNFIERAVILSPQSVLRAPTSELEPFQPNKRSNVPINGLAEVERDHILHVLEASNWVISGAAALLGMKRTSLAYRMKKLSIGRPAAVPQKGSIGGAAGEN from the coding sequence TTGGGGCTATTTTCGACTGAGTCTGTCCTCAACCTGCAACGATTGATTTTTGCGGGCTCTCCTCTGTCCGAGGTTCTAGCGAACATTGCTCAGTTGGTTGAATCGCAAGCCGAGGGCATGTCTTGCACGATTTGGCTTCCCGACGAAGACGGAAAGGAACTCCATTGTGCCGCTGCGCCCAGCCTTCCTGGATTCATCGCTCACGTAGGAGCCATGGCTGTTGGTCCGAAAGGCGGATCTTGCGGCACAGCCATTTATCGGAAGGAACCGGTGTATGTAACCGACATCCTGACCGATCCCATCTGGGAGCACTATCGCAACCGCATGTTGCCTTATGGAATTCGTTCAGTTTGGTCACGCCCGTTGTTCACGAGCGAAGGCAAAGCTCTCGGCACATTTTCTATCAACTATCGTGAACCACGCAGGCCCAGTACCGACGAACTCCAGTTGATCGAGAATGCCAGCCACATCACTGGGATCGCGATTGAGCGCCACCTGAACGAACAAGCACTGCAGCGCGAACGCGATCGGCTGCGATTGCTTCTGGAAATCACAAGCAGCGTCACGTCGAGGTTGGATCTCCGGCAAATGGTTGAGGCGCTGTCGACGAATCTATTCAGGGTAATGCAATGTGACGTGTCCGCTCTGCTGATACCCGACTCCGAGAGCGGCGCGTTGCGTGTCACTATCTTGCACAATCCGGATGCGAAAGGACCCTTCCGTGAGGGATCGTTGGTGCCGATGAATAGTTCGATCTCGGGTCAGGTATTGCGGAAAGGCAAGAGCATCCGGATCGATAGCTTCGAACAGGTCCGCGACGATCCTGAAATCTTTGGGAATCCTGACGGCCGGCTTCTTTATGAGCGCGTGATCGAGGAAGGCCTCAGGACGGGGTGCTATCTTCCGCTCATAGGCCGCGATCGCGTGGTTGGCGTTCTGATGCTCTGTAGGCGTTCGGACAATGTTTTTGCGAAAGACGACGTCATCTTGCTCGAACAGGTGGCCTGTCAGGTAGCGATTGCCGTTGAGAACACATTGGAGTACGAACAGGCGACAAAGGATCGAGACAAGGAGACGAAACAAAGACGCTATCTGGAAGAGGAAATTCGCGCCGAGTTAGGAGAAATCGTCGGAGAGAGCCCAGCATTGAAGACCGCGCTGAGCATGGTATCGGTCGTTGCCCCTACTGATTCGGGCGTGCTGATTCTGGGAGAGACGGGCACCGGCAAAGAACTGGTTGCGCGTGCGATACATAAGCTGGGCAGTCGCAGCGAAAAGGCATTCGTGAAACTGAACTGTGCCGCGATTCCCCTTGGCCTCCTCGAAAGTGAGCTGTTCGGCCATGAAAAAGGAGCCTTTACAGGCGCGATCGCCCAAAAAACGGGACGGTTCGAACTCGCCGATAAAGGCACTCTGTTTCTTGACGAGGTTGGCGATATACCTTTGGAACTTCAGGCGAAACTGCTGCGCGTTCTGCAGGAGCAAGAATTCGAGAGGCTCGGGAGCAACCGTACGCATAAGGTTGACGTCCGCCTAATCGCAGCCACGCATCGCGACTTGCCCGCCATGGTCAAACAAGGGACGTTTCGCGAAGATCTTTACTATCGTCTGAAAGTATTCCCGATCCACGTCCCAGCCCTTCGACAACGCACAGAGGATATTCCGAGATTGGTGCGGCACTTCACGGGGCTCTACTCTCAGCGCATGAACAAACGAATTGACGTAATCCCTCCGGAGACGATGCAGGCGTTGGTGCGATACCCATGGCCAGGAAACGTCCGTGAATTGCAGAACTTTATTGAACGTGCTGTGATTCTCTCGCCACAATCGGTATTACGCGCGCCAACCTCCGAACTGGAGCCATTCCAGCCCAACAAGAGATCCAATGTCCCGATAAATGGTCTCGCGGAGGTAGAGCGCGATCATATCCTTCATGTGCTAGAAGCAAGCAATTGGGTGATCAGTGGCGCGGCAGCGCTTTTAGGGATGAAGCGAACCTCGTTGGCCTACAGGATGAAGAAGCTTAGTATTGGTCGGCCTGCCGCGGTGCCGCAGAAGGGGAGCATCGGCGGCGCAGCTGGCGAAAACTGA
- a CDS encoding DinB family protein, which yields MTKDDIHLLYEYDHWANNRVLQTVSVLTAEQFTRDLGGSFRSVRDTLLHIIGGAWIWLAYWKEPFPSPAFMTDLRTRRGALFEPDAFPNVAAVQLKWAEVEEEKTEFVNRITTESLETMLPFRETQVRLAHLMQHLANHSTYHRGQIALMMRQLNVEPLATDFHVFLVEGRRETAAAPANQGDLSA from the coding sequence ATGACTAAAGATGACATCCACCTGCTTTACGAATACGACCACTGGGCCAACAACAGGGTCTTGCAAACGGTCTCCGTGCTCACCGCTGAGCAGTTCACGCGAGATTTGGGGGGCAGCTTCCGTTCCGTGCGGGACACGCTTTTGCACATCATCGGAGGCGCATGGATTTGGCTTGCGTATTGGAAGGAGCCGTTCCCTAGTCCCGCATTCATGACTGATTTGAGAACGAGACGGGGCGCCCTGTTCGAACCGGATGCATTTCCCAACGTCGCTGCGGTGCAGTTAAAGTGGGCGGAAGTCGAGGAGGAAAAAACCGAGTTCGTGAATCGTATAACAACCGAATCCTTGGAAACAATGCTGCCTTTTCGCGAAACACAAGTCAGATTGGCGCACTTGATGCAACATCTGGCGAACCATTCCACCTACCATCGAGGTCAAATCGCACTGATGATGCGGCAGCTCAACGTTGAGCCTCTGGCCACGGATTTCCATGTGTTTCTGGTGGAAGGCCGCCGCGAGACTGCAGCTGCCCCGGCAAATCAAGGCGATTTGTCCGCATGA